The nucleotide sequence AAATGCAAATGATCCACATGTTCGTGTGACATTCCACTTCTTCATTTGATGATAAATGATTTCGGGATTTATATCTGAGACATTCGCAAAGCTCACGGCAGGTACGACAGTTGTTATAGAGCATATCAGATTCATAAAACCAAACATCGGGAACGAAGGGAAGTCGATTGTTTCTTCTGTGCAATTCCAAAATGTCTTAATGGCCTTAATTTGTTCTGTGACATTTTTGATGTTTCTATCTGAGCCCTTTGCTCTCCCTGTTGAGCCTGAAGTGAAGGTAATGAGTGCATGATCAGATTCTTTTAAGTCTACAAAGGCTGGAGTGTGTTCAGTAGTTGAATAAAGAGAGCTTAAGTCTTTAACAAATAAACGCTTTTTGTCACAACTATATTTCTTCATTTTCCAAAGACCTGGAATGAAGTAGTGATATTTTAATAGGCGATCTATACTTACTATTGCCTTTGCATTTGAATCAGAAATTGCTGTGAGAATTTTTCTCATCCCAATTCCTGGGTCAAGAAAAACTGCAACAAGTCCTAAAGAGAACATTGCAAGCATTAATGCATATAAATTCTCATTAATTGGGCTTAGTAGAATAATTCTATCCCCTTTTTTATAGCCTTCTTCCAGAAGTCCCTTTTGATATCTTGTAACTTCTGAAGAAAATTCTTTGAAGGTTATTATCTTCTCACTATAGTTAGAAAAGTCTTTGTATTCATTTGGAATAACAAATGCCACTTTGTCTGGGTGTCTTTTTGCATTTTCATAGAAAACTTTTGCCAAGTTATTCATCTAAGCCTCTTGTCTTCTAGTCTTTACAGAATTAATAAGATTCACTTTAAAAATTTTAGATTTAATCTGAAGCTCTTTTAATCGGCCGATGAGATATTTTTGATTATAATTATTATCATTAATTGCACCTTGGAGGAATAGCTCCCTCATCTTTGAGCGTTGAACTTTTCCAGAAGTCGTTTTTGAAATTGTTCCAGGTGCAACAATTGTAATGTCAGACTCTTTAATTGGAAAATATTCACATAAATCATCTGAAATTCTTTTCTTAAGTTGATCTCTATTTACTTGTTTCAAAAACTTAAGATCTTTTCTTGCTTCAATAATAATATGAATTCTTTCTGAGTCTGCCTCTTGATCAGCGACTGCAAATGCGGCAAGCCTTCCTGGTCTTACTTCGTTAGTTTTTGTTGCGTATGTCTCAAGCTCTTCAGCATTAATATTAATACCACCAACAATGATGAGATCTTTTTTTCTGCCAGTAATATATATTTCGCCGTCTTTGATAAAACCGATATCCCCAGTTCTAAGGTATCCATTTATGAATAGTTCATCATTTAGTTCTGGCCTGTTATAGTAGCCCTTTGTCATTGATGGAGATTTTATGATGATTTCACCAACTTGATTTTCTCCACGCTCATCCCCGTTAGAGTTTATTATTTTAACTTTAATGTCATCTAGTGCTTTCCCACATGATACGATCTTTTGAATATCTTCAGATTCAGTTGAAAGTATTATTCTTGAATTGTGCTGCATTTCTTTTTTAGATACATTAATAGTTTTAAACTCTTCAGTGGTGTTTCGGTGAAATGAAATTGCAAGCGTGTTTTCGGCCATACCGTAACATGGTACAAACGCCCTTTTTATAAAACCACATTCTTTAAATTTATCTGCAAATAAATCTAAGGTTGATGAATTTATTGGTTCCGCTCCACAGAGTGCGATTCTTACTCCAGAGAGATCAATTTTCGACATTGCTTTTGAGCGAACTCTCTTGGCCGTCATATGGTAACCTGAATTTGGTGCGACGATGATGTTACCATTATATGTTGAAATTAGTTTTAACCATCTTGTTGGGTTAACAGCGAATTCATATGGAGTCATGATATGGATATTAAATTTATTAACAAGTGGAACTAGAAGTCCGCCAATTAATCCCATGTCATGATGGACAGGTAACCATGAAATTACTGTATTGTCGTTTTTATCTGAAATTATTTGTCCTGAGATCTGTCTTATATTTGCTAGGACGTTACGATGAGTTAAAGTTACACCTTTTGGGTTTCCCGTACTTCCTGATGAGAATTGAATAAAGGCAATATCAGATGGTACTGGAAGATATATATTTTTTTCTGAAGGTCGAAGATCTTTATACTTTTCCTCACTTATATGGATAAGGTCGAGGACTTTAGCACATGACTCAACACTTTTTGACCCAAGAATAATTTTTGCATTAGTTGTACTTTTAATACTTTCGATAATTTCAATAAATCTCTTTTCATTGATCCATAGGTTTGTCGTCACAGGTACAGGAATATTACAGCTATACATAACGGCAAAAAAATTAGTCATGAATTCTTCACTATTTTCTCCCTCAATGAGAATGCATTCATTTTGGGCCAAGGTCATTAAACGCTTTGCTTTTTTCATTGCTTTATAAAGGAGCGACCTTGCACTTGTATTTAGGGGAACTTTTGATCCTTGATGAATATAAATATTTCTTAAATCACTATCTCCACTTACGATAGCGTCAATTAATGATTGAAATTTATTTTCAAGGTTCTGTGAGATCATGCCTGCTCCAAAAAATGATGACTTTGTCTTAATATGTCATTTTTTTATGGAGTTCGGTCTTTATTGAAAATAATTCTCAAGGTGTCTACTTTTTAGACACTTTGAGGTTCCTGCAATATTAATTACTTATCTTTGTTTTTTGTCAAGTCATAGAGGATAACTGGAAATAGAAATAAGTCCGTAAGAAGCGCCACCATGAGACCAAGACTCATCAGAAGACCTAGGTTTTGGTTTGGTACAAAACCTGCCAGAATAAATGAGCTAAAACTAACTGATAAAATTAGCGTTGTAATAATTAAGGATGGAGCTGTTTTTTCAAAAAGTTCAATGAGAGAATCTTTGGCATTTTTGCCTTCACCTCTAATTCTAAGGAAGTTACTTGCAATGTGAAT is from Bacteriovorax sp. Seq25_V and encodes:
- a CDS encoding AMP-binding protein; the protein is MISQNLENKFQSLIDAIVSGDSDLRNIYIHQGSKVPLNTSARSLLYKAMKKAKRLMTLAQNECILIEGENSEEFMTNFFAVMYSCNIPVPVTTNLWINEKRFIEIIESIKSTTNAKIILGSKSVESCAKVLDLIHISEEKYKDLRPSEKNIYLPVPSDIAFIQFSSGSTGNPKGVTLTHRNVLANIRQISGQIISDKNDNTVISWLPVHHDMGLIGGLLVPLVNKFNIHIMTPYEFAVNPTRWLKLISTYNGNIIVAPNSGYHMTAKRVRSKAMSKIDLSGVRIALCGAEPINSSTLDLFADKFKECGFIKRAFVPCYGMAENTLAISFHRNTTEEFKTINVSKKEMQHNSRIILSTESEDIQKIVSCGKALDDIKVKIINSNGDERGENQVGEIIIKSPSMTKGYYNRPELNDELFINGYLRTGDIGFIKDGEIYITGRKKDLIIVGGININAEELETYATKTNEVRPGRLAAFAVADQEADSERIHIIIEARKDLKFLKQVNRDQLKKRISDDLCEYFPIKESDITIVAPGTISKTTSGKVQRSKMRELFLQGAINDNNYNQKYLIGRLKELQIKSKIFKVNLINSVKTRRQEA